The Flavobacterium sp. 20NA77.7 genome includes the window TAATTTTAAAAACTTTACTAACGCTTTCATTCGAGTGAATTGTACCAAAATTAATTTCTTTTTGTACTTCAATAATAGCGCTTTCTTCTACTTCTTTACATGATAGAAGTAAAACTAAACCCAACATTAAACTTAGAATTTTATTTCTCATTTTGGACTAAATCATAAATATTGTTATACGTTTCTACCCTACTTGTATTCAAACTTCCAAAATATTTTATTTTTCCATCTTTGGAAACAATCATATAATGTGGAAATGTATTAAATTTTAATTGCTTTAAAATCTCTTTAGATGCAAAAAAATTTTTAAACCCATATTTTTTAACCAATTTGTGCCCCATCATTCTATTTGGCTTTGAATCATCTACATTAACTGAAAAAACTTCAACTTCCTTATCGTTCTTATAATAATTATAAACTTTTTGAAATTCTGGAAATGCTTCGATACAATAACCACAGGAATTTGACCAGAGATCGATTATCAATATTTTATTGCAATTATTGACGTTTTTTACTTTACCCTCAATATCTTCAATTTTTAATATTGGTAACTTAGAACCAACTATTTCATATTCATGTAATTTTGAAAAATAATAATTGTTTATATTTCTAAAATTAAGGCTTAGTATAACATATAGTACAACATAAGTAATTGTAATACTTTTTTTATTTTTAAATATGTACAATAGTATAGCGAAAATAGATGAAATTGTATAAATTAAAACTAATTGTATTCCTATAAAACCAGAATTGCTAACAAAAAAAGAATTTATACCTAATCCAAAAAATATAATTGAAAAAATAAAAATAAAAATCCATCCATAAAATTTGAATGGATTTTTAGTAAGTAAATAATAACTCAATGCAAAGTTTACGATGCCAACAATGTAAAACCTAAATTCAAATTTAAGTAATCCTATTGCAAGATTAAAAAGAAACGAAACAAAACAAATTGTTAAAAATATTT containing:
- a CDS encoding TlpA family protein disulfide reductase — protein: MYIFKNKKSITITYVVLYVILSLNFRNINNYYFSKLHEYEIVGSKLPILKIEDIEGKVKNVNNCNKILIIDLWSNSCGYCIEAFPEFQKVYNYYKNDKEVEVFSVNVDDSKPNRMMGHKLVKKYGFKNFFASKEILKQLKFNTFPHYMIVSKDGKIKYFGSLNTSRVETYNNIYDLVQNEK